The DNA sequence GAGCATCTGCTTTTTGTAATAACGGACGCAGCAGATTAACGATTTTCTGAGCACCATCAATATTCGCCTGGAAATCCCAGAGGTCAGTTCTGCTGTAGCGCTCTTCCTCACCGGAAATTTTGGTTGCAGCCACCTCTTCCACCAGCGCAGCAGCACCACCAACGACTTTGCTAGGCGGGAAAGCCAGCTCACTGATACGTTTCTGCAGTTCCTGGGTATCGGCATACAGACGATCAGTATAGTCGCTCATCCACTCCGTGCTCTTATCTCCAAACAGGGCTTTTTCAAGACGATGGAACCCGGTGAATTTCGGATCTTTCGCTTTCAGTTCGTAGTCATCTTCGCGGGCATCTATGCTACTGTCGAGGTCAGCAAACAACTCCGCAATCGGTTCAATACGCTCATAATGCACACGTGTCGGCGCGTAAAGTGCCTGGGCTTCTGCCAGCTTGCCACTTTTAACTGCCTCAGAGAATGCTTTGGTTCCTGCTACCAGCTGGTTAACTTCATGAGTGACATAAAATTTGTAGTCTGCAATCGGCCCGACTAGCTGCATCACATCCACTTTACCTTCAACAGGAACATTCTCTCCCTGAACAATTAACTTGCCACGCGGGTTACTGAGTAATCCACAGGTCATCTCATATTCACCCGCTTCGAGATTGGCAGTCAGTTTCTGGGTAAAACCAGGTGCGATGTTTTCACGCTCCTCAACCACCATGACTCCCTTAAGAATTTCCCACTCCAGTGCCTTCTGGCTTTTGTTATGGACAATGAACTGAGTTTTGCCCGTTTTAACAGTCAGTGTCATCGGCTCACATTGTTTGTCAGTGACTTCAACTTTCACTTGTGGAATATCGGCCGCCAAAACAGCGGTAGCAGATGAAGTAAGCAGGCAAAACATCGCTGCAGATAATGCAGAAGGACGAAAGAATACGGTCATAATGGCTCCCTGTTGCAAAAATGCGCCACGGATGGCGCTGATAATGGTCAGTGTGAAGCGCGTGCTTCACGCTGTGATGCGGTACCGGGTTTTAAAAAGAACACTAACGCGATAATCAGGTAGGCCAGCCATACCGCGACTTCACTGACGCTGGGGGCTTCCTGGTATCCTAAAATTCCCTCCAGCAAAGTACCAGTAACCGTACTGGTCGACAAATAATCGTTAAGGTTGAATGCCAGTTGCTGATAATGATTCCATAACCCGGCTTCGTGAAATGCGCGGATCGCACCGGCAGCCAACCCTGCGGCCACCAACAAAATAAATACACTGCTCCATTTAAAGAACGCCGCAAGGTTAAGACGAACACCGCCCCAATAAATCGCGACGCCGAGGATAATCGCTGTCAGTAAGCCAAGCATTGCGCCAATTGGCGCTGCGATTCCGACATCCTGCTGGAAAGCAGCAAGCAGGAAAAATACTGACTCCAGCCCTTCACGCGCCACAGCAAGGAAAACCATTGTAACCAGTGCCCAGCCACTGCCCTTGCCTTTTGCCAACGCATTATCCACCGCCAGCTCAAGCTCTCCCCGAATATTACGGGCAACCCGACGCATCCAGAACACCATCCACGTCAGCACGACTACAGCAATCACCGCCACAATGCCTTCAAACAGCTCCTGCTCTTTTTGCGGAAACTCTCCGGTTGTTTCATTGATGAAATAACCGAGTCCCAGGCAGATTAATGCTGCGGTTATCGCACCGATCCACATTGCGGGAAACCACTGACTGCGCCCTGTACGCTTCAGATAAATGGCAATCAGACTGACAATCAGTGCTGCTTCCAGGCCTTCACGCAACATAATCAAGAATGGAACGAACATGGCTCTGGCCTCTGTTTTTTGTAAAAGGTTGGTAAAGAAAGGTAAACAGGAACGATAGCGATTATCATTATCGCCCAAAAAAAAGCAAGTGATGTTTTAGGAATGCATGCTCTGCTGCGGGTCAGCATTGTGACCCGTCAGCAACCCTGAAATGTTATGATGGCGAGGAAAAGTGGTATTCAGCCTGCTTGAAACGTTGCAGCGCCGCCGCTGAGGGCTTACTGCCGATGTAACTGAACAGCACAATTGCCAGCATAGCCAAAATAAAGCCAGGAATAATCTCATATAATCCGGACCAGTCGGCATATCCGGGAATCAGTTTAATAAATAGCGAGGGCACGTAATTTTTCCAGACCACCACAGTAACAGATCCCACCAGCATACCAGCCAGTGCGCCGTTACGTGTCATCCGTTTCCAGAACAGTGAAAGCAGAATAACAGGACCAAAAGCGGCACCGAATCCTGCCCAGGCGTAACTCACCAGGCCAAGGACACGGTTCTCCGGGTTATAGGCAAGAATAATAGCAACCACTGCAACAACCAGTACCATCAATCTGCCAATCCATACCAGCTCACGCTGTCCGGCATTTTTGCGGAAAAAACTCTTATATAAATCCTCCGTTAATGCACTGGAGCAGACTAAGAGTTGACAACTCAGCGTCGACATTACAGCCGCCAGAATTGCAGATAACAGAATGCCCGCAATCCATGGGTTAAATAACAGACGAGCCAATTCAATGAACACCCGCTCACCATTAGCACTGACCGCCCCTGCCAGTTGTGGATTTTTCGCAAAGAATGCAATGCCGAAAAAGCCCACAGCCACCGCGCCAGCTAAACAAAAAAACATCCAGGTCATACCAATTTGCCCGGCTCTTCGGATACTATGGTGTGACTCTGCAGCCATGAACCGCGCGAGAATATGGGGCTGACCAAAATAACCCAATCCCCAGCCAAGCAGTGACAATAAGGCGATGGTATTGAGATTCTTCATCATATCCAGATTATGGATATCTTTTATCGCAAT is a window from the Erwinia sp. genome containing:
- the efeO gene encoding Iron uptake system component EfeO (ID:JIFNMEKO_01571;~source:Prodigal:2.6), whose translation is MTVFFRPSALSAAMFCLLTSSATAVLAADIPQVKVEVTDKQCEPMTLTVKTGKTQFIVHNKSQKALEWEILKGVMVVEERENIAPGFTQKLTANLEAGEYEMTCGLLSNPRGKLIVQGENVPVEGKVDVMQLVGPIADYKFYVTHEVNQLVAGTKAFSEAVKSGKLAEAQALYAPTRVHYERIEPIAELFADLDSSIDAREDDYELKAKDPKFTGFHRLEKALFGDKSTEWMSDYTDRLYADTQELQKRISELAFPPSKVVGGAAALVEEVAATKISGEEERYSRTDLWDFQANIDGAQKIVNLLRPLLQKADAPLLEKVDANFKKVDAILAKYRKGEGFESYDKLTDADRTALKGPITTLAEDLAKLRGTLGLD
- the efeU gene encoding Ferrous iron permease EfeU (ID:JIFNMEKO_01572;~source:Prodigal:2.6) — encoded protein: MFVPFLIMLREGLEAALIVSLIAIYLKRTGRSQWFPAMWIGAITAALICLGLGYFINETTGEFPQKEQELFEGIVAVIAVVVLTWMVFWMRRVARNIRGELELAVDNALAKGKGSGWALVTMVFLAVAREGLESVFFLLAAFQQDVGIAAPIGAMLGLLTAIILGVAIYWGGVRLNLAAFFKWSSVFILLVAAGLAAGAIRAFHEAGLWNHYQQLAFNLNDYLSTSTVTGTLLEGILGYQEAPSVSEVAVWLAYLIIALVFFLKPGTASQREARASH
- the putP gene encoding Sodium/proline symporter (ID:JIFNMEKO_01573;~source:Prodigal:2.6), which encodes MLISTPLLFTFCIYILGMVLIGFIAWRSTKNFDDYILGGRSLGSVVTALSAGASDMSGWLLMGLPGAVFLSGVSESWIAIGLLIGAWLNWKWVAGRLRVQTEYHDNALTLPDYFSSRFEDRSKILRIISALIILVFFTIYCASGIVAGARLFESTFGMDYQTALWAGAAATIIYTFVGGFLAVSWTDTVQASLMIFALILTPVMVITASGGFSEALQIIAIKDIHNLDMMKNLNTIALLSLLGWGLGYFGQPHILARFMAAESHHSIRRAGQIGMTWMFFCLAGAVAVGFFGIAFFAKNPQLAGAVSANGERVFIELARLLFNPWIAGILLSAILAAVMSTLSCQLLVCSSALTEDLYKSFFRKNAGQRELVWIGRLMVLVVAVVAIILAYNPENRVLGLVSYAWAGFGAAFGPVILLSLFWKRMTRNGALAGMLVGSVTVVVWKNYVPSLFIKLIPGYADWSGLYEIIPGFILAMLAIVLFSYIGSKPSAAALQRFKQAEYHFSSPS